One Lycium barbarum isolate Lr01 chromosome 5, ASM1917538v2, whole genome shotgun sequence genomic window carries:
- the LOC132642409 gene encoding chaperonin CPN60-like 2, mitochondrial, with protein MNFEMLGTCKKVAVSKDDTVILDGAGEKKSIEERCEQIRSTIELSTSDYDKEKLQERLAKISGGVAVLKIGGASEAEVGEKKDRVTDALNATKAAVEEGIVPGGGITLLYVAKELDKLTTTNFDQKIGVQIIQNALKERYQEILREKSQSQSDIDQCEAYYEAAGGTRKRRIYGLGSQAQSYYGPNLCVNFAFNASASAAPSTSQSAPTENMEELVMRLIPTLTDRLLPLFIEKARGVISSPSHHPDTPVDKPSVVTPIVPPPTTANVDDVDPLVSDDDRSPSPMH; from the exons ATGAACTTCGAGATGCTGGGAACATGTAAAAAG GTGGCTGTCTCCAAGGATGATACTGTCATTCTTGATGGTGCTGGTGAGAAGAAGTCCATAGAGGAACGATGTGAACAG ATTAGATCAACCATTGAACTGAGCACATCTGACTATGACAAGGAGAAGTTGCAAGAAAGACTAGCTAAGATTTCAGGAGGTGTCGCTGTGTTAAAG ATTGGAGGAGCTAGTGAAGCTGAGGTTGGTGAAAAGAAAGATAGAGTCACCGATGCTTTGAATGCTACAAAGGCTGCTGTGGAGGAAGGAATTGTTCCAG GTGGTGGCATTACTCTTCTTTACGTAGCAAAAGAGTTAGATAAATTAACAACAACCAACTTTGACCAGAAGATTGGTGTACAAATCATTCAGAATGCTCTGAAG GAACGATAtcaagaaatattacgggaaaaatcacagtctcagtctgatattgatcaatgtgaagcatattacgaagctgctgggggaacaaggaagagaagaatatatggtcttggatctcaAGCACAAAGTTATTATGGGCCGAATCTTTGCGTCAATTTTGCCTTTAATGCTTCAGCATCAGCAGCACCTTCAACTTCTCAATCAGCACCTacagaaaatatggaggagttAGTGATGCGATTGATTCCTACACTGACTGATCGCTTGCTTCCTTTATTTATTGAGAAGGCACGCGGAGTGATTTCTTCACCATCACATCATCCAGATACTCCTGTCGACAAACCATCAGTTGTGACACCCATAGTGCCTCCTCCTACTACTGCTAACGTTGACGATGTTGATCCTTTAGTTTCTGATGATGATCGTAGTCCTTCACCCATGCATTAG
- the LOC132642410 gene encoding uncharacterized protein LOC132642410 isoform X1, which produces MYRFVANLASKARVARTNTQQVSTILQDTFFFGIDQEELYFGLSVYKWFLLQIGGRLNWSRSYAAKDIRFGVEARAAMLQGIEELADAVKLTMGPKVNFLSTPLVNTLCLLHRLFIYLYVNNSTPLVNTHCLLHRLFIYLYVNNV; this is translated from the exons ATGTATCGTTTTGTAGCAAATCTTGCTTCCAAAGCCAG AGTGGCAAGAACCAACACCCAACAAGTGAGTACTATTTTGcaagatacttttttttttggtatagatCAAGAAGAGCTGTATTTTGGATTGTCTGTTTATAAATGGTTTTTGTTGCAGATTGGTGGAAGGTTAAATTGGAGTAGAAGTTATGCTGCAAAGGATATTAGATTTGGTGTTGAAGCTCGAGCTGCAATGCTTCAAGGTATTGAAGAACTTGCCGATGCTGTTAAACTCACTATGGGTCCAAAGGTGAATTTTTTATCAACCCCATTAGTGAATACACTCTGTTTGTTACATAGATTGTTCATATATTTATATGTAAACAATTCAACCCCATTAGTGAATACACACTGTTTGTTACATAGATTGTTCATATATTTATATGTAAACAATGTTTAG
- the LOC132642410 gene encoding chaperonin CPN60-like 1, mitochondrial isoform X2 — protein MYRFVANLASKARVARTNTQQIGGRLNWSRSYAAKDIRFGVEARAAMLQGIEELADAVKLTMGPKVNFLSTPLVNTLCLLHRLFIYLYVNNSTPLVNTHCLLHRLFIYLYVNNV, from the exons ATGTATCGTTTTGTAGCAAATCTTGCTTCCAAAGCCAG AGTGGCAAGAACCAACACCCAACAA ATTGGTGGAAGGTTAAATTGGAGTAGAAGTTATGCTGCAAAGGATATTAGATTTGGTGTTGAAGCTCGAGCTGCAATGCTTCAAGGTATTGAAGAACTTGCCGATGCTGTTAAACTCACTATGGGTCCAAAGGTGAATTTTTTATCAACCCCATTAGTGAATACACTCTGTTTGTTACATAGATTGTTCATATATTTATATGTAAACAATTCAACCCCATTAGTGAATACACACTGTTTGTTACATAGATTGTTCATATATTTATATGTAAACAATGTTTAG